The following proteins are co-located in the Doryrhamphus excisus isolate RoL2022-K1 chromosome 3, RoL_Dexc_1.0, whole genome shotgun sequence genome:
- the mapre2 gene encoding microtubule-associated protein RP/EB family member 2 isoform X1, which produces MEPQLTSWGMAVNVYSTSITQETMSRHDITAWVNDILCLNYTKVEQLSSGAAYCQFMDLLFPGCISLKKVKFQAKLEHEYIHNFKVLQAAFKRIKVDKIIPVEKLVKGRFQDNLDFIQWFKKFFDANYDGKEYDPVEARQGQDAIPPPDPGEQIFNLPKKSHHAASSPTAGASRSSSTTPKCATPTSRPSSAKKLLAASTPAKGEKELEVQVTQLTDQVNTLKVALEGVEKERDYYFSKLREVELLCQEQGEENALFVERLMEVLYASDDQERAEDLAEGDGPDLDQEGQEEGPDDQQQEEEQDEY; this is translated from the exons atgGAACCGCAACTGACCAG TTGGGGGATGGCGGTCAACGTGTACTCTACCTCAATAACCCAGGAGACTATGAGCAGGCATGACATCACTGCCTGGGTCAACGACATCCTCTGCCTAAACTACACGAAAGTGGAGCAGCTCTCCTCAG GAGCAGCCTATTGCCAGTTCATGGATCTTCTCTTTCCTGGCTGCATCAGTCTTAAGAAGGTCAAGTTTCAAGCTAAACTGGAGCACGAGTACATTCATAATTTCAAAGTGTTGCAAGCGGCCTTCAAAAGAATCAAAGTGGACAAG ATCATCCCTGTGGAGAAACTGGTAAAAGGCcgatttcaagacaatctggaTTTCATCCAGTGGTTCAAGAAATTTTTTGATGCCAATTACGACGGCAAAGAGTACGACCCGGTGGAAGCCAGACAGGGTCAAGATGCTATCCCCCCTCCTGACCCCGGCGAGCAGATCTTCAATTTGCCCAAAAAGTCCCACCATGCCGCCAGCTCCCCCACCGCAG GAGCATCAAGGTCGAGCTCGACAACCCCAAAGTGTGCGACACCAACTTCCAGACCATCCTCAGCCAAAAAACTCCTTGCGGCATCCACTCCTGCAAAAGGAGAGAAAGAATTGGAGGTGCAGGTCACGCAACTTACTGACCAG gtgAACACATTAAAAGTGGCACTGGAAGGAGTGGAGAAGGAGCGGGACTACTACTTCAGCAAACTGCGAGAGGTGGAGCTCCTGTGTCAGGAGCAGGGTGAGGAAAATGCCCTTTTTGTGGAACGGCTAATGGAAGTGCTCTACGCTTCAGACGATCAG GAGAGAGCTGAGGACCTGGCTGAAGGAGATGGACCAGATTTGGACCAGGAAGGTCAAGAGGAGGGGCCAGATGatcagcagcaggaggaggaacaGGACGAATACTGA
- the mapre2 gene encoding microtubule-associated protein RP/EB family member 2 isoform X2 — protein MPGPTQALSPNGENNNDIVPDNGTNIIPFRKNTVRGERAFSWGMAVNVYSTSITQETMSRHDITAWVNDILCLNYTKVEQLSSGAAYCQFMDLLFPGCISLKKVKFQAKLEHEYIHNFKVLQAAFKRIKVDKIIPVEKLVKGRFQDNLDFIQWFKKFFDANYDGKEYDPVEARQGQDAIPPPDPGEQIFNLPKKSHHAASSPTAGASRSSSTTPKCATPTSRPSSAKKLLAASTPAKGEKELEVQVTQLTDQVNTLKVALEGVEKERDYYFSKLREVELLCQEQGEENALFVERLMEVLYASDDQERAEDLAEGDGPDLDQEGQEEGPDDQQQEEEQDEY, from the exons ATGCCCGGTCCCACCCAAGCCCTTTCCCCAAATGGAGAGAATAACAACGACATCGTCCCGGACAATGGCACTAACATCATTCCTTTCAGGAAGAATACAGTGCGAGGCGAGCGAGCCTTCAG TTGGGGGATGGCGGTCAACGTGTACTCTACCTCAATAACCCAGGAGACTATGAGCAGGCATGACATCACTGCCTGGGTCAACGACATCCTCTGCCTAAACTACACGAAAGTGGAGCAGCTCTCCTCAG GAGCAGCCTATTGCCAGTTCATGGATCTTCTCTTTCCTGGCTGCATCAGTCTTAAGAAGGTCAAGTTTCAAGCTAAACTGGAGCACGAGTACATTCATAATTTCAAAGTGTTGCAAGCGGCCTTCAAAAGAATCAAAGTGGACAAG ATCATCCCTGTGGAGAAACTGGTAAAAGGCcgatttcaagacaatctggaTTTCATCCAGTGGTTCAAGAAATTTTTTGATGCCAATTACGACGGCAAAGAGTACGACCCGGTGGAAGCCAGACAGGGTCAAGATGCTATCCCCCCTCCTGACCCCGGCGAGCAGATCTTCAATTTGCCCAAAAAGTCCCACCATGCCGCCAGCTCCCCCACCGCAG GAGCATCAAGGTCGAGCTCGACAACCCCAAAGTGTGCGACACCAACTTCCAGACCATCCTCAGCCAAAAAACTCCTTGCGGCATCCACTCCTGCAAAAGGAGAGAAAGAATTGGAGGTGCAGGTCACGCAACTTACTGACCAG gtgAACACATTAAAAGTGGCACTGGAAGGAGTGGAGAAGGAGCGGGACTACTACTTCAGCAAACTGCGAGAGGTGGAGCTCCTGTGTCAGGAGCAGGGTGAGGAAAATGCCCTTTTTGTGGAACGGCTAATGGAAGTGCTCTACGCTTCAGACGATCAG GAGAGAGCTGAGGACCTGGCTGAAGGAGATGGACCAGATTTGGACCAGGAAGGTCAAGAGGAGGGGCCAGATGatcagcagcaggaggaggaacaGGACGAATACTGA